A genomic region of Melanotaenia boesemani isolate fMelBoe1 chromosome 13, fMelBoe1.pri, whole genome shotgun sequence contains the following coding sequences:
- the LOC121651471 gene encoding rhodopsin-like codes for MNGTEGPNFYVPMSNRTGLVRSPFEYPQYYLAEPWKYSLLAAYMLFLIITAFPINFLTLYVTVKHKKLRNPLNYVLLNLAVADLFMVVGGFTVTLYTALHGYFSLGVAGCNVEGFFATLGGEIALWSLVVLAIERYVVVCKPMTNFRFGEKHAIAGLGFSWIMALTCAAPPLLGWSRYIPEGMQCSCGIDYYTPKPEINNTSFVIYMFVLHFCIPLFIIFFCYSRLLCTVRAAAAQQQESETTQRAEKEVTRMVIVMVIAFLVCWVPYATVAWYIFANQGTEFGPVFMSAPAFFAKSAALYNPVIYILLNRQFRNCMITTVCCGKNPFGDDEAAAAVSKTQTSSVSSSQVAPA; via the exons ATGAATGGCACGGAAGGACCCAACTTTTATGTCCCCATGTCTAACAGGACTGGGTTGGTCCGCAGCCCATTTGAGTACCCTCAGTATTACCTGGCTGAACCCTGGAAGTACTCTCTTCTGGCTGCATACATGCTGTTCCTCATCATCACTGCTTTCCCCATTAACTTCCTCACCCTTTATGTCACTGTCAAGCACAAAAAACTGAGAAACCCTCTGAACTATGTTCTGCTCAACCTGGCAGTGGCTGACCTTTTTATGGTGGTTGGAGGCTTCACAGTCACACTCTACACAGCCCTGCATGGATATTTCAGCCTAGGTGTCGCAGGCTGCAATGTTGAAGGATTCTTTGCCACCTTAGGAG GAGAGATTGCCTTGTGGTCCCTGGTGGTTTTGGCTATTGAGCGCTACGTTGTGGTCTGCAAGCCGATGACCAATTTTCGCTTTGGGGAAAAACATGCCATCGCTGGCCTTGGGTTCTCCTGGATCATGGCTCTGACCTGTGCTGCTCCCCCTTTGCTCGGATGGTCCCG GTACATCCCAGAGGGAATGCAGTGTTCCTGTGGGATTGACTACTACACTCCCAAGCCTGAGATCAACAACACCTCATTTGTCATCTATATGTTTGTCCTCCACTTCTGTATCCCTCTCTTCATCATTTTCTTCTGCTACAGTCGCCTGCTCTGCACTGTGCGAGCG GCTGCAGCCCAGCAGCAGGAGTCTGAAACCACCCAGAGAGCAGAGAAAGAAGTGACGCGCATGGTTATTGTCATGGTTATCGCCTTCCTGGTGTGCTGGGTGCCCTATGCTACTGTAGCTTGGTACATCTTTGCCAATCAGGGGACTGAGTTTGGACCAGTGTTCATGTCAGCTCCGGCCTTCTTCGCCAAGAGTGCTGCTCTGTACAACCCAGTCATCTACATTCTGCTGAACAGACAG TTCAGAAACTGCATGATCACCACAGTGTGCTGTGGCAAGAACCCATTTGGAGACGATGAAGCTGCCGCTGCTGTCTCCAAAACCCAGACTTCATCCGTTTCCTCCAGCCAGGTGGCCCCTGCTTGA